A region from the Neomonachus schauinslandi chromosome 2, ASM220157v2, whole genome shotgun sequence genome encodes:
- the LOC110575475 gene encoding LOW QUALITY PROTEIN: RNA-binding protein 3-like (The sequence of the model RefSeq protein was modified relative to this genomic sequence to represent the inferred CDS: inserted 1 base in 1 codon) produces MSSEEGKLFVGGLNFNTDEQALEDHFSSFGPISEVVVVKDREAQQPXGFGFITFTNPEHASDAMRAMNGESLDGRQIRVDHAGKSARGTRGGAFGAHGHGRSYSRGGGDQGYGSGRYDSRPGGYGYGYGRSRDYGGRSQGGYDRYSGGNYRDNYDN; encoded by the exons ATGTCTTCTGAAGAAGGGAAGCTTTTTGTGGGAGGGCTCAACTTCAACACCGATGAGCAGGCTCTGGAAGACCACTTCAGCAGCTTCGGTCCTATTTCCGAGGTGGTCGTTGTCAAGGACCGGGAGGCTCAGCAAC CAGGTTTTGGTTTCATCACCTTCACCAATCCAGAGCATGCCTCAGATGCCATGAGAGCCATGAATGGAGAGTCTCTGGATGGTCGCCAGATCCGTGTGGATCACGCGGGCAAGTCGGCCAGGGGAACTAGAGGGGGTGCCTTTGGGGCCCATGGGCATGGTCGCAGCTACTCTAGAGGTGGTGGGGACCAGGGCTATGGGAGTGGCAGATATGACAGTCGACCTGGAGGATATGGGTATGGATATGGAAGGTCCAGAGACTATGGTGGCAGAAGCCAGGGTGGTTATGACCGCTACTCAGGAGGAAATTACAGAGACAATTACGACAACTGA